The Anticarsia gemmatalis isolate Benzon Research Colony breed Stoneville strain chromosome 29, ilAntGemm2 primary, whole genome shotgun sequence genome window below encodes:
- the LOC142985128 gene encoding venom protease-like isoform X1: MVKYVFFAITVVLTFTCGTCQDLEGSECIHKQDGIKGICTNLRRCMSVVHDIKKRDFPQVCSYRGREPIVCCTDCELVNDTSNVLVDNAGAHFFKTGKKAIDKCLEYMTTLNYNCNINHGLLKGLDPERNCYIYDKVVYLAAVGGVNALRLQYPHMALLGYGDDFSSAQWLCGGSVISDKYILTAGHCTKTNNLGPVSFVALGLLKRSDPPSMWQTYRVKRIIRHPQYNPPKRYHDIALLEVDNRIRFSASVLPACLDAGDNIVSFATATGWGALGPKQPLADTLQVVNVNEYTSEQCGVMYPPSRLLERGYDSTTQSCYGNKDQLMDTCQGDSGGPLQVSAVHGSCIYKIIGVTSFGKQCGLADNTGMYTRVAYYVPWIESIVWP, encoded by the exons atggtCAAATACGTATTTTTCGCGATTACAGTCGTTTTGACATTTACATGTGGTACCTGTCAAGATCTGGAAG GATCTGAGTGTATACATAAACAAGATGGGATTAAAGGCATTTGTACGAACCTCCGACGTTGTATGTCTGTTGTTCACGACATAAAGAAAAGAGATTTTCCACAG gtgTGTTCCTACAGAGGTCGGGAGCCGATAGTATGTTGTACCGATTGTGAATTAGTCAATGATAccag caaTGTTCTCGTGGACAATGCAGGAGCGCATTTTTTCAAAACTGGCAAGAAAGCTATAGACA AATGCTTAGAATATATGACGACATTAAACTATAATTGTAATATCAACCATGGACTACTAAAAGGGTTAGACCCTGAAAGGAATTGTTATATATATGATAAAGTTGTGTATCTGGCTGCTGTGGGAGGGGTCAATGCTTTAAGACTACAATATCCACATATG GCCTTACTAGGTTACGGCGATGATTTCTCATCAGCACAATGGCTCTGCGGCGGGTCTGTCATCAGTGACAAATATATACTCACTGCCGGACATTGCACTAAAactaataa tctaGGTCCAGTGAGTTTCGTCGCATTAGGTCTACTAAAACGTTCGGACCCTCCCTCTATGTGGCAGACTTACAGAGTGAAGAGAATTATTAGACACCCACAATACAATCCTCCGAAGAGGTACCACGACATCGCTCTACTAGAAGTTGACAATAG AATAAGATTCAGTGCGTCAGTGTTGCCAGCGTGTTTGGACGCGGGTGACAATATTGTAAGCTTCGCCACGGCTACGGGATGGGGAGCTCTTGGACCGAAACAACCCTTAGCTGATACTTTACAAGTG gtAAACGTAAATGAATATACCTCGGAACAGTGTGGTGTTATGTACCCACCTAGTAGACTGCTGGAACGAGGATATGACTCCACCACGCAGTCTTGTTATGGCAACAAAGACCAGCTTATGGACACATGTCAG GGCGACAGCGGAGGTCCACTGCAAGTGTCAGCTGTCCACGGCTCCTGCATCTACAAGATAATAGGTGTGACGTCATTCGGCAAGCAGTGCGGTTTAGCAGACAACACCGGGATGTATACTAGAGTGGCTTACTATGTGCCCTGGATAGAGAGTATCGTGTGGCCttga
- the LOC142985128 gene encoding venom protease-like isoform X2, with the protein MSVVHDIKKRDFPQVCSYRGREPIVCCTDCELVNDTSNVLVDNAGAHFFKTGKKAIDKCLEYMTTLNYNCNINHGLLKGLDPERNCYIYDKVVYLAAVGGVNALRLQYPHMALLGYGDDFSSAQWLCGGSVISDKYILTAGHCTKTNNLGPVSFVALGLLKRSDPPSMWQTYRVKRIIRHPQYNPPKRYHDIALLEVDNRIRFSASVLPACLDAGDNIVSFATATGWGALGPKQPLADTLQVVNVNEYTSEQCGVMYPPSRLLERGYDSTTQSCYGNKDQLMDTCQGDSGGPLQVSAVHGSCIYKIIGVTSFGKQCGLADNTGMYTRVAYYVPWIESIVWP; encoded by the exons ATGTCTGTTGTTCACGACATAAAGAAAAGAGATTTTCCACAG gtgTGTTCCTACAGAGGTCGGGAGCCGATAGTATGTTGTACCGATTGTGAATTAGTCAATGATAccag caaTGTTCTCGTGGACAATGCAGGAGCGCATTTTTTCAAAACTGGCAAGAAAGCTATAGACA AATGCTTAGAATATATGACGACATTAAACTATAATTGTAATATCAACCATGGACTACTAAAAGGGTTAGACCCTGAAAGGAATTGTTATATATATGATAAAGTTGTGTATCTGGCTGCTGTGGGAGGGGTCAATGCTTTAAGACTACAATATCCACATATG GCCTTACTAGGTTACGGCGATGATTTCTCATCAGCACAATGGCTCTGCGGCGGGTCTGTCATCAGTGACAAATATATACTCACTGCCGGACATTGCACTAAAactaataa tctaGGTCCAGTGAGTTTCGTCGCATTAGGTCTACTAAAACGTTCGGACCCTCCCTCTATGTGGCAGACTTACAGAGTGAAGAGAATTATTAGACACCCACAATACAATCCTCCGAAGAGGTACCACGACATCGCTCTACTAGAAGTTGACAATAG AATAAGATTCAGTGCGTCAGTGTTGCCAGCGTGTTTGGACGCGGGTGACAATATTGTAAGCTTCGCCACGGCTACGGGATGGGGAGCTCTTGGACCGAAACAACCCTTAGCTGATACTTTACAAGTG gtAAACGTAAATGAATATACCTCGGAACAGTGTGGTGTTATGTACCCACCTAGTAGACTGCTGGAACGAGGATATGACTCCACCACGCAGTCTTGTTATGGCAACAAAGACCAGCTTATGGACACATGTCAG GGCGACAGCGGAGGTCCACTGCAAGTGTCAGCTGTCCACGGCTCCTGCATCTACAAGATAATAGGTGTGACGTCATTCGGCAAGCAGTGCGGTTTAGCAGACAACACCGGGATGTATACTAGAGTGGCTTACTATGTGCCCTGGATAGAGAGTATCGTGTGGCCttga
- the LOC142985132 gene encoding putative trypsin-6: MYKLLIFTSFLSVICAVDLEKDDLAVCDWEGVKGKCVSPHRCLTSLGEREPKHPTCSEKKGEESFICCTDCELVKNASNAVLSPTSGLYWKDGRKAWDQCLQYLQELPLECRLDGFYAGISRHLDEEKQCHQYGLWAIGGAPSPGKIPPSQHPYEAVMGFGKDLESVSWLTSGTIISDRFILTSAHGHITSKGEHPLKYAALGVKNRTEDKKNWQIIGVKKVHQHPKVEERYNDLALIELETPIVFNKDVLPACLPDPSEVVNVTVASAPSWKESDMDFTTFTDTAKIVKLTQLSASECDEKITEQELPIPVFYNAFLPNGIDDNTQLCYGNKDTCLHTIGSPVVVDRYISWCVSTVVGVSAYSDTCGVSVYTRVQPYVQWITDIVWP, translated from the exons atgtataaattattaatatttacatcgtttttatcagttatttgtgCAGTGGATTTAGAAAaag ATGACCTAGCAGTCTGCGACTGGGAGGGGGTGAAAGGAAAGTGCGTGAGTCCTCACCGATGTTTGACCAGCCTTGGTGAAAGAGAACCTAAGCACCCT ACTTGCTCCGAGAAGAAAGGCGAAGAATCATTCATTTGCTGTACCGACTGTGAACTAGTCAAAAATGCCAG taatgCAGTCTTAAGCCCTACTTCTGGATTATATTGGAAAGATGGACGCAAGGCTTGGGATC AGTGTCTCCAGTACTTACAAGAGCTCCCACTAGAATGCCGGCTGGACGGCTTCTACGCAGGCATCAGCAGACACCTGGATGAAGAGAAACAATGTCATCAGTATGGTCTGTGGGCTATCGGCGGCGCCCCCAGCCCTGGGAAGATCCCACCTTCTCAGCATCCTTATGAG GCTGTCATGGGTTTCGGCAAGGACCTGGAGAGCGTGAGCTGGCTGACATCTGGTACCATCATCAGCGACAGATTCATCCTTACATCAGCTCATGGACATATCAC GAGCAAAGGCGAACATCCACTAAAATACGCAGCATTAGGAGTGAAGAACAGAACGGAAGATAAGAAAAACTGGCAGATCATTGGAGTGAAGAAGGTCCATCAGCATCCGAAGGTCGAGGAACGGTACAACGACCTCGCTCTCATAGAACTGGAGACTCC GATTGTCTTCAATAAAGACGTACTACCAGCTTGCCTCCCGGATCCGTCCGAGGTCGTAAACGTGACTGTAGCCAGCGCCCCCTCATGGAAAGAATCTGATATGGACTTCACTACCTTTACCGATACCGCAAAAATT gtaAAACTGACACAGCTGTCAGCCAGTGAGTGTGATGAAAAGATAACGGAACAAGAGCTGCCTATACCAGTGTTTTATAACGCTTTTCTACCTAATGGCATAGACGATAACACTCAACTGTGCTATGGAAACAAGGATACTTGTTTG CATACGATCGGCAGCCCAGTAGTAGTTGATAGATACATATCCTGGTGTGTGTCTACCGTGGTCGGAGTGAGCGCGTACAGCGACACATGTGGAGTCAGTGTGTATACGAGAGTACAACCTTATGTGCAATGGATCACCGATATTGTGTGgccttaa
- the LOC142985127 gene encoding interleukin enhancer-binding factor 2 homolog isoform X2 produces the protein MVRGAGGRGGRGMPGRGGMGRPPFNRPRVLMLRPPFDLILADPAFPRCKPAPDDSALTQALLKRHAELCPTPAEQSAVLSLVTKLQTVLDNLVVAPGDFAACLEEVRQVGSYKKGTMMAGKNVADIVVIMKTLPTKEAVEGLSNKVSEELNKLMRAEGMGTVTAASHERGFTVTATSAAVRVLVTTLHQNLRKLEPEVHLDYKVISSHLAAIRHSRWFEENAHHSSIKVLIRLLRDMCARHSGLEPLTPWMIDLLAHHCIMNNPARQALPINVAFRRALSLLAGGLFLPGCAGLADPCEAAHARAHTALDLAAQDLAAATAQTLLRVVARGGHRYVLGLQAFEGGKDISTEITVWDGVVVSPLAPAYTDTPEPMDTDDKEEEGQDGVAA, from the exons ATGGTGCGAGGTGCTGGTGGCCGTGGAGGCCGAGGAATGCCAGGTAGAGGTGGAATGGGTCGACCGCCGTTCAATAGGCCTCGAGTTTTGATGCTGAGGCCGCCTTTTGACTTGATATTGGCGGACCCGGCGTTCCCTAGGTGCAAGCCCGCCCCGGATGATTCTGCACTTACTCAG GCCCTCCTCAAGAGGCACGCAGAACTATGCCCGACCCCAGCCGAGCAGTCTGCAGTCCTCAGTCTGGTCACAAAGCTTCAAACCGTCTTGGATAACTTGGTAGTCGCTCCGGGAGACTTCGCCGCTTGT TTGGAGGAGGTCCGCCAGGTGGGGTCCTACAAGAAGGGCACCATGATGGCCGGCAAGAATGTAGCTGATATCGTCGTTATTATGAAGACCTTACCCACTAAAGAGGCTGTAGAGGGCTTGTCTAATAAG GTGAGCGAAGAACTAAACAAGCTGATGCGTGCTGAAGGCATGGGCACGGTGACGGCTGCCAGTCACGAGCGAGGGTTCACGGTCACCGCCACGTCGGCCGCTGTAAGAGTACTGGTCACCACGTTGCACCAGAATCTGAGGAAATTAGAGCCTGAG GTGCATCTAGACTACAAAGTGATTAGCAGTCATTTAGCCGCTATTCGTCACAGTCGCTGGTTTGAAGAGAATGCACATCATTCTTCTATTAAG GTGTTGATCCGCCTGCTCCGCGACATGTGCGCTCGTCACTCGGGACTCGAACCCCTCACCCCTTGGATGATAGATCTGCTGGCTCATCACTGCATCATGAATAACCCTGCGAGGCAGGCGCTACCTATCAACGTTGCTTTCAG ACGAGCCCTGTCTCTCCTGGCGGGTGGTCTGTTCCTGCCGGGCTGCGCGGGTCTGGCGGACCCGTGTGAGGCGGCGCACGCCCGCGCTCACACCGCGCTCGACCTCGCCGCGCAGGACCTCGCCGCCGCCACTGCGCAGAC TCTACTTCGCGTCGTAGCCCGCGGCGGTCACCGCTATGTACTAGGCCTGCAGGCCTTTGAAGGAGGCAAGGATATATCCACTGAGATCACCGTGTGGGACGGCGTGGTGGTCTCACCCCTCGCCCCAGCTTATACTGATACTCCTGAACCGATGGATACGGATGACAAAG AGGAAGAAGGGCAAGACGGAGTGGCGGCATAg
- the LOC142985127 gene encoding interleukin enhancer-binding factor 2 homolog isoform X1: protein MVRGAGGRGGRGMPGRGGMGRPPFNRPRVLMLRPPFDLILADPAFPRCKPAPDDSALTQALLKRHAELCPTPAEQSAVLSLVTKLQTVLDNLVVAPGDFAACQLEEVRQVGSYKKGTMMAGKNVADIVVIMKTLPTKEAVEGLSNKVSEELNKLMRAEGMGTVTAASHERGFTVTATSAAVRVLVTTLHQNLRKLEPEVHLDYKVISSHLAAIRHSRWFEENAHHSSIKVLIRLLRDMCARHSGLEPLTPWMIDLLAHHCIMNNPARQALPINVAFRRALSLLAGGLFLPGCAGLADPCEAAHARAHTALDLAAQDLAAATAQTLLRVVARGGHRYVLGLQAFEGGKDISTEITVWDGVVVSPLAPAYTDTPEPMDTDDKEEEGQDGVAA from the exons ATGGTGCGAGGTGCTGGTGGCCGTGGAGGCCGAGGAATGCCAGGTAGAGGTGGAATGGGTCGACCGCCGTTCAATAGGCCTCGAGTTTTGATGCTGAGGCCGCCTTTTGACTTGATATTGGCGGACCCGGCGTTCCCTAGGTGCAAGCCCGCCCCGGATGATTCTGCACTTACTCAG GCCCTCCTCAAGAGGCACGCAGAACTATGCCCGACCCCAGCCGAGCAGTCTGCAGTCCTCAGTCTGGTCACAAAGCTTCAAACCGTCTTGGATAACTTGGTAGTCGCTCCGGGAGACTTCGCCGCTTGT CAGTTGGAGGAGGTCCGCCAGGTGGGGTCCTACAAGAAGGGCACCATGATGGCCGGCAAGAATGTAGCTGATATCGTCGTTATTATGAAGACCTTACCCACTAAAGAGGCTGTAGAGGGCTTGTCTAATAAG GTGAGCGAAGAACTAAACAAGCTGATGCGTGCTGAAGGCATGGGCACGGTGACGGCTGCCAGTCACGAGCGAGGGTTCACGGTCACCGCCACGTCGGCCGCTGTAAGAGTACTGGTCACCACGTTGCACCAGAATCTGAGGAAATTAGAGCCTGAG GTGCATCTAGACTACAAAGTGATTAGCAGTCATTTAGCCGCTATTCGTCACAGTCGCTGGTTTGAAGAGAATGCACATCATTCTTCTATTAAG GTGTTGATCCGCCTGCTCCGCGACATGTGCGCTCGTCACTCGGGACTCGAACCCCTCACCCCTTGGATGATAGATCTGCTGGCTCATCACTGCATCATGAATAACCCTGCGAGGCAGGCGCTACCTATCAACGTTGCTTTCAG ACGAGCCCTGTCTCTCCTGGCGGGTGGTCTGTTCCTGCCGGGCTGCGCGGGTCTGGCGGACCCGTGTGAGGCGGCGCACGCCCGCGCTCACACCGCGCTCGACCTCGCCGCGCAGGACCTCGCCGCCGCCACTGCGCAGAC TCTACTTCGCGTCGTAGCCCGCGGCGGTCACCGCTATGTACTAGGCCTGCAGGCCTTTGAAGGAGGCAAGGATATATCCACTGAGATCACCGTGTGGGACGGCGTGGTGGTCTCACCCCTCGCCCCAGCTTATACTGATACTCCTGAACCGATGGATACGGATGACAAAG AGGAAGAAGGGCAAGACGGAGTGGCGGCATAg